In Streptomyces durocortorensis, a genomic segment contains:
- a CDS encoding ABC transporter ATP-binding protein, translating into MSGQGECVINASSSPPAVELHGITKRFPGVVANHDIDITIGKGTVHALVGENGAGKSTLMKILYGMQKPDEGTIAIDGEQVSFSNPGDAIERGIGMVHQHFMLADNFTVLENVVLGGEQLYGIGAGARKKIKEISDAYGLGIRPDALVEDLGVADRQRVEILKVLYRGARILILDEPTAVLVPQEVDALFANLRELKAEGLTVIFISHKLGEVLSVADEITVIRRGTTVGTADPATTTTKQLAELMVGSELPSPETRESTVTDVPMLRVQDLALTVTDPDGTVRDVLAGIDFTIHQGEVLGIAGVEGNGQTELIEALIGMRDPDAGVITLDTDDISHAPTRKRRESGIGYIPEDRHRHGVLLNAPLWENRILGHVTEKPNSRGWLLDNKAARTDTERIVREYDVRTPGIDVTAASLSGGNQQKLIVGREMSHAPKFLIAAHPTRGVDVGAQAQIWDQIREARREGLAVLLISADLDELIGLSDTLRVMYRGRLVADADPATITPEELGTAMTGAATGHLESPEDEAR; encoded by the coding sequence CTGTCCGGCCAAGGAGAGTGCGTCATCAACGCGTCCAGCAGCCCCCCTGCCGTAGAACTGCACGGCATCACCAAGCGCTTCCCCGGCGTCGTCGCCAACCACGACATCGACATCACCATCGGCAAGGGCACCGTCCACGCCCTCGTCGGTGAGAACGGTGCCGGCAAGTCCACCCTGATGAAGATCCTCTACGGCATGCAGAAGCCGGACGAGGGCACCATCGCGATCGACGGCGAGCAGGTCTCGTTCTCCAATCCGGGCGACGCCATCGAGCGCGGCATCGGCATGGTGCACCAGCACTTCATGCTCGCCGACAACTTCACCGTGCTGGAGAACGTCGTCCTCGGCGGCGAGCAGCTGTACGGCATCGGCGCCGGCGCCCGTAAGAAGATCAAGGAGATCTCCGACGCGTACGGGCTCGGCATCCGGCCCGACGCGCTCGTGGAGGACCTCGGGGTCGCCGACCGGCAGCGCGTGGAGATCCTCAAGGTCCTCTACCGCGGCGCCCGCATCCTGATCCTGGACGAGCCGACCGCGGTCCTCGTGCCGCAGGAGGTCGACGCGCTCTTCGCCAACCTGCGCGAGCTCAAGGCCGAGGGCCTGACCGTCATCTTCATCTCGCACAAGCTGGGCGAGGTGCTCTCGGTCGCCGACGAGATCACGGTGATCCGCCGCGGTACGACGGTGGGCACCGCCGACCCGGCCACCACCACGACCAAGCAGCTCGCCGAGCTGATGGTCGGCAGCGAGCTGCCCTCGCCGGAGACCCGCGAGTCCACCGTCACCGACGTACCGATGCTGCGCGTGCAGGACCTCGCACTCACCGTCACCGACCCCGACGGCACCGTCCGCGACGTGCTCGCGGGCATCGACTTCACCATCCACCAGGGCGAGGTCCTCGGGATCGCCGGAGTCGAGGGCAACGGCCAGACCGAGCTCATCGAGGCCCTGATCGGCATGCGCGACCCGGACGCCGGGGTGATCACCCTCGACACGGACGACATCTCGCACGCCCCCACCCGCAAGCGGCGCGAGTCCGGTATCGGGTACATCCCCGAGGACCGCCACCGCCACGGCGTCCTGCTGAACGCCCCGCTGTGGGAGAACCGCATCCTCGGCCACGTCACCGAGAAGCCCAACAGCCGCGGCTGGCTGCTGGACAACAAGGCCGCCCGCACCGACACCGAGCGCATCGTGCGCGAGTACGACGTGCGCACCCCCGGCATCGACGTCACCGCGGCCTCGCTCTCCGGCGGCAACCAGCAGAAGCTGATCGTCGGCCGCGAGATGAGCCACGCCCCCAAGTTCCTGATCGCCGCCCACCCCACCCGCGGTGTGGACGTCGGCGCGCAGGCCCAGATCTGGGACCAGATCCGCGAGGCGCGCCGCGAAGGACTCGCCGTCCTGCTGATCTCGGCCGACCTGGACGAGCTGATCGGGCTCTCCGACACCCTGCGCGTCATGTACCGCGGCCGACTGGTCGCCGACGCCGACCCGGCCACCATCACCCCGGAGGAACTGGGCACGGCCATGACCGGCGCCGCCACCGGTCACCTCGAAAGCCCGGAGGACGAGGCCCGATGA
- a CDS encoding N-acetylneuraminate synthase family protein has product MSTSRLRTFGTRTAGPGNPVYITGEIGINHNGDLDNAIALIDAAAEAGCDAVKFQKRTPEICTPRDQWDIERDTPWGRMTYIDYRHRVEFGEDEYRAISEHCAKRGIDWFASPWDTEAVAFLEKFDVPAHKVASASLTDDELLRALRATGRTVILSTGMSTPKQIRHAVEVLGSDNILLCHATSTYPAKAEELNLRVINTLQQEYPNVPIGYSGHETGLQTTLAAVALGATFVERHITLDRAMWGSDQAASVEPQGLTRLVRDIRTIEASLGDGVKKVYESELGPMKKLRRVAGVVAEAENASAPEPVAV; this is encoded by the coding sequence ATGAGCACCTCCCGCCTGCGCACGTTCGGCACCCGCACCGCCGGCCCCGGCAACCCCGTCTACATCACGGGCGAGATCGGCATCAACCACAACGGCGACCTCGACAACGCCATCGCGCTGATCGACGCGGCCGCCGAGGCGGGCTGCGACGCCGTCAAGTTCCAGAAGCGCACCCCGGAGATCTGCACCCCGCGCGACCAGTGGGACATCGAGCGCGACACCCCCTGGGGCCGGATGACGTACATCGACTACCGCCACCGCGTGGAGTTCGGCGAGGACGAGTACCGCGCCATCTCCGAGCACTGCGCGAAGCGCGGCATCGACTGGTTCGCCTCCCCGTGGGACACCGAGGCCGTCGCGTTCCTGGAGAAGTTCGACGTCCCCGCCCACAAGGTGGCCTCCGCCTCCCTCACCGACGACGAGCTGCTGCGCGCCCTGCGCGCCACCGGCCGTACGGTGATCCTCTCCACCGGCATGTCGACGCCGAAGCAGATCCGGCACGCGGTCGAGGTCCTGGGCAGCGACAACATCCTGCTCTGCCACGCCACTTCGACGTACCCCGCGAAGGCCGAGGAGCTGAACCTCCGCGTCATCAACACCCTCCAGCAGGAGTACCCCAACGTCCCGATCGGCTACAGCGGCCACGAGACGGGCCTCCAGACCACGCTGGCCGCCGTCGCGCTCGGCGCCACGTTCGTCGAGCGCCACATCACCCTGGACCGCGCCATGTGGGGCTCCGACCAGGCCGCCTCCGTCGAGCCGCAGGGCCTGACCCGCCTGGTCCGCGACATCCGCACCATCGAGGCCTCCCTCGGTGACGGCGTCAAGAAGGTGTACGAGTCCGAGCTCGGCCCGATGAAGAAGCTCCGCCGCGTCGCGGGCGTCGTCGCCGAGGCCGAGAACGCGTCGGCCCCCGAGCCGGTCGCGGTCTGA
- a CDS encoding BMP family lipoprotein, with the protein MRRITRIATAGVASAALALSVTACGGSSSDAGSDSDGDKAAIAYDIGGRGDQSFNDAAYAGLEKAEKDLDVQGSEAEPSDGEGDADKVQRLTELARSGNNPVIGVGFAYAPAIKKVAPKFPKTTFGIIDDASVTGDNIANIVFNEEQGSYLAGVAAAKVTESKTVGFIGGVETPLIKKFEAGFVQGVKDTDASVNVLPQYLTQPPDFGGFSKPDLGKAAAQGQLDKKADVIYSAAGLAGSGAIEAVSKAGKWNIGVDSDQYQQKGLAAYKESILTSVTKDIEDAVFNLIKSVQDGEPQTGEIRYGLDKNGVALSMSNPAFVEMKDVIAAVDKAKQDIIDGKITVKSAP; encoded by the coding sequence TTGCGCCGGATCACCAGGATTGCCACCGCGGGCGTTGCGTCCGCGGCGCTCGCCCTCAGCGTCACCGCGTGTGGCGGAAGTTCGTCGGACGCCGGTTCCGACTCCGACGGCGACAAGGCCGCCATCGCGTACGACATCGGTGGCCGTGGCGACCAGTCGTTCAACGACGCCGCCTACGCCGGACTCGAAAAGGCGGAGAAGGACCTCGACGTCCAGGGCAGCGAGGCCGAGCCTTCCGACGGCGAGGGAGACGCGGACAAGGTCCAGCGCCTCACCGAGCTGGCCCGCTCCGGCAACAACCCCGTGATCGGCGTCGGCTTCGCCTACGCGCCCGCCATCAAGAAGGTCGCGCCGAAGTTCCCGAAGACCACCTTCGGCATCATCGACGACGCCTCGGTCACCGGCGACAACATCGCCAACATCGTCTTCAACGAGGAGCAGGGCTCCTACCTCGCCGGCGTCGCCGCCGCCAAGGTCACCGAGTCGAAGACGGTCGGCTTCATCGGCGGTGTCGAGACCCCGCTGATCAAGAAGTTCGAGGCGGGCTTCGTCCAGGGCGTCAAGGACACCGACGCCTCGGTCAACGTGCTTCCGCAGTACCTGACGCAGCCGCCGGACTTCGGTGGCTTCTCCAAGCCCGACCTCGGCAAGGCCGCCGCACAGGGCCAGCTCGACAAGAAGGCCGACGTGATCTACTCGGCCGCCGGTCTGGCCGGTTCCGGTGCCATCGAGGCCGTCTCCAAGGCGGGCAAGTGGAACATCGGCGTCGACTCCGACCAGTACCAGCAGAAGGGCCTCGCGGCCTACAAGGAGTCCATCCTGACCTCGGTCACGAAGGACATCGAGGACGCGGTCTTCAACCTGATCAAGTCGGTCCAGGACGGCGAGCCGCAGACGGGTGAGATCCGCTACGGCCTGGACAAGAACGGCGTCGCCCTGTCGATGTCCAACCCGGCCTTCGTCGAGATGAAGGACGTCATCGCCGCCGTGGACAAGGCCAAGCAGGACATCATCGACGGCAAGATCACCGTCAAGTCCGCTCCGTAA
- a CDS encoding amidohydrolase → MKSRASRLHDLPDAEQPGGGGLPGRLPDELRAELIAFRRDLHMHPELGNQEFRTTAAIKDRLEKAGLRPRVLAVGTGLMCDVGEWDGVTPMLALRADIDALPIPDTKAGVPYRSTVPDRAHACGHDVHTTAVLGAGLVLAGLDRQGLLPSAVRLIFQPAEEVLPGGAVDAIESGVLEGVGRIIGVHCDPKVDVGRIGLRIGAITSACDRLEIALDGPGGHTARPHLTTDLVTAAARIAVDVPALLARRVDARAGLALTWGRLETGHAPNVIPQHAELSGTVRCLNLDAWREAPDLVHAAIDEVAGMHRAKTVINYVRGVPPVVNDAESIGLLDAAMTERRGSYAIEDTEQSLGGEDFSWYLERVPGAMARLGVRTPGDTRGLDLHRGNFDVDEEAITVGVELFTAAALLDSNR, encoded by the coding sequence TTGAAGTCCCGCGCCTCCCGCCTCCACGACCTGCCCGACGCCGAGCAGCCGGGGGGAGGCGGCCTGCCTGGGCGGCTCCCGGACGAGCTTCGGGCCGAGCTGATCGCCTTCCGCCGGGATCTGCACATGCACCCCGAGCTCGGCAACCAGGAGTTCCGTACCACCGCGGCCATCAAGGACCGGCTGGAGAAGGCCGGGCTGAGGCCGCGGGTGCTCGCCGTGGGTACCGGGCTCATGTGTGACGTGGGGGAGTGGGACGGGGTGACGCCCATGCTGGCGTTGCGGGCCGACATCGACGCGTTGCCGATCCCGGACACCAAGGCGGGCGTCCCCTACCGGTCCACCGTGCCGGACCGGGCGCACGCCTGCGGGCACGACGTCCACACCACCGCCGTGCTCGGGGCGGGGCTCGTGCTCGCCGGGCTCGACCGGCAGGGGCTGCTGCCCAGCGCCGTGCGGCTGATCTTCCAGCCGGCCGAGGAGGTCCTGCCCGGCGGTGCGGTCGACGCGATCGAGTCCGGGGTGCTGGAGGGCGTCGGGCGGATCATCGGGGTGCACTGCGACCCGAAGGTCGACGTCGGGCGGATCGGGCTGCGGATCGGGGCCATCACCTCCGCCTGCGACCGGCTGGAGATCGCGCTCGACGGGCCTGGCGGGCACACCGCCCGGCCGCATCTGACCACCGACCTGGTCACCGCCGCCGCCCGGATCGCCGTCGACGTGCCCGCGCTGCTCGCCCGCCGGGTCGACGCCCGCGCCGGGCTCGCGCTGACCTGGGGGCGGCTGGAGACCGGGCACGCGCCCAATGTCATCCCGCAGCACGCCGAGCTGTCCGGCACCGTCCGCTGCCTGAATCTGGACGCCTGGCGCGAGGCCCCCGACCTGGTGCACGCCGCCATCGACGAGGTGGCCGGAATGCATCGGGCCAAGACCGTGATCAATTACGTGCGCGGGGTGCCGCCCGTGGTGAACGACGCCGAGAGCATCGGCCTGCTCGACGCCGCGATGACCGAGCGCCGCGGATCGTATGCGATCGAGGACACCGAGCAGAGCCTCGGCGGCGAGGACTTCTCCTGGTATCTGGAGCGGGTGCCCGGCGCGATGGCCCGCCTCGGCGTCCGCACCCCGGGCGACACGCGCGGGCTCGACCTGCACCGCGGCAACTTCGACGTGGACGAAGAGGCCATCACCGTGGGCGTCGAGCTGTTCACGGCCGCCGCACTGCTCGACAGCAACCGATAG